In Calothrix sp. PCC 7507, one DNA window encodes the following:
- a CDS encoding thioredoxin domain-containing protein, giving the protein MTNRLAKAQSLYLRKHAENPIDWWSWCDEALATAKADNKPIFLSIGYSSCHWCTVMEGEAFSDLAIAQYMNTNFLPIKVDREERPDLDSIYMQALQMMNGQGGWPLNVFLSPEDLVPFYAGTYFPLEPRYGRPGFLQVLQAIRRYYDTETEDLRQRKAVIVESLLTSAVLQDGSTQDIQENELLRQGWETCTGVITPHQQGNSFPMIPYAELALRGTRFNFASHYDGKQICQQRGLDLALGGIYDHVGGGFHRYTVDPTWTVPHFEKMLYDNGQIVEYLANLWSAGVQEPAFARAIAKTVEWLQREMTAPAGYFYAAQDADSFINPTAVEPEEGAFYVWTYSELAKLLTPEELTELQQQFTVTPHGNFESKNVLQRLHSGELSKTLEKALGKLFKARYGITPESLDTFPPASNNQEAKTNNWPGRIPSVTDTKMIVAWNSLMISGLARASGVFQQPLYLQIAARAANFIWDNQFVDGRFHRLNYVGQPNVLAQSEDYALFIKALLDLHQATLLIGNESASFWLEKAIALQDEFDAYLWSVELGGYYNASIDASQDLIVRERSYADNATPSANGVAIANLVRLTLLTDNLHYLDLAEQGLKAFKTVMSRSPQACPSLFTALDWYRNCTLICSTTEQINPLIPQYLPSAMFTIVANLPEGSIGLVCQGLKCLAPAESVEHLLQQVQQSQTRA; this is encoded by the coding sequence ATGACTAATCGCCTTGCTAAAGCTCAGAGTCTCTATCTCCGCAAACACGCTGAAAACCCGATTGATTGGTGGTCTTGGTGTGATGAAGCACTCGCAACTGCAAAGGCCGATAATAAGCCGATTTTTCTGTCTATTGGTTATTCTAGTTGCCATTGGTGTACTGTCATGGAGGGCGAGGCTTTTTCTGATTTAGCGATCGCTCAGTACATGAATACTAATTTCTTGCCCATCAAGGTAGACCGGGAAGAAAGGCCAGACCTCGATAGCATTTACATGCAGGCTTTGCAGATGATGAATGGTCAAGGGGGTTGGCCTTTAAATGTCTTTCTTTCACCAGAAGATTTAGTGCCATTTTACGCGGGGACTTATTTCCCTTTGGAGCCGCGCTACGGTCGTCCTGGATTTTTGCAAGTGCTGCAAGCGATTCGCCGCTATTACGATACAGAAACGGAGGACTTGCGTCAACGCAAAGCAGTGATTGTGGAATCGCTCCTCACCTCTGCGGTATTGCAAGATGGCAGCACACAAGATATACAGGAAAATGAATTACTCCGCCAAGGTTGGGAAACTTGCACGGGTGTTATTACTCCTCATCAACAGGGTAATAGTTTTCCGATGATTCCCTATGCAGAATTAGCACTCCGGGGAACCCGGTTCAATTTTGCATCCCACTATGATGGCAAACAAATTTGTCAGCAACGGGGACTAGATTTAGCCTTGGGTGGAATTTATGATCATGTGGGGGGAGGCTTTCATCGCTACACTGTTGATCCCACGTGGACAGTTCCCCACTTTGAAAAGATGCTCTACGACAATGGGCAAATTGTCGAGTATCTGGCGAATTTATGGAGTGCAGGAGTTCAAGAGCCGGCGTTTGCAAGGGCGATCGCTAAAACTGTAGAATGGCTGCAGCGGGAAATGACTGCACCAGCAGGTTATTTCTATGCGGCTCAAGATGCCGATAGTTTTATTAACCCCACTGCAGTAGAACCAGAGGAAGGCGCTTTTTACGTCTGGACTTACAGCGAACTCGCAAAATTGCTCACTCCCGAAGAACTAACAGAATTACAGCAGCAGTTTACAGTTACGCCTCATGGTAACTTTGAAAGTAAGAATGTGCTACAAAGGCTACACTCAGGAGAGTTGAGCAAAACCCTAGAAAAAGCTTTGGGTAAGTTATTTAAGGCTCGTTACGGTATAACGCCTGAATCACTTGATACTTTTCCTCCAGCCAGCAACAATCAGGAAGCCAAAACCAACAATTGGCCGGGACGCATTCCCTCGGTGACGGACACAAAGATGATTGTCGCCTGGAATAGCTTGATGATTTCTGGGTTAGCCAGGGCATCTGGGGTATTTCAACAGCCGTTATACTTGCAAATAGCTGCAAGGGCAGCAAATTTCATCTGGGATAATCAGTTTGTAGATGGGCGCTTTCACAGACTGAATTATGTAGGTCAACCAAATGTTCTAGCTCAATCTGAAGATTACGCTTTGTTTATTAAAGCGCTGCTAGATTTACACCAAGCTACGCTCTTAATCGGCAATGAGTCTGCCTCATTTTGGTTAGAAAAAGCGATCGCTCTCCAAGATGAATTTGACGCATATCTTTGGAGTGTAGAATTAGGTGGCTACTACAACGCCTCAATTGATGCTAGTCAAGATTTAATCGTGCGGGAACGCAGTTATGCAGATAATGCTACACCATCAGCTAACGGAGTAGCGATCGCTAATCTTGTCCGTCTCACCTTACTCACTGACAATTTACATTATTTAGATTTAGCTGAACAAGGGTTAAAAGCTTTTAAAACTGTCATGAGTCGCTCCCCTCAAGCTTGTCCCAGTTTATTTACAGCTTTGGATTGGTATCGTAACTGCACCTTAATTTGCAGCACCACTGAGCAAATTAACCCTCTCATCCCCCAATATCTACCATCTGCCATGTTTACCATTGTGGCTAATTTACCAGAAGGCAGTATCGGCTTAGTATGCCAAGGTTTAAAATGTCTAGCACCTGCAGAAAGTGTAGAGCATTTATTACAGCAAGTGCAGCAAAGTCAAACTAGAGCGTGA
- a CDS encoding molybdenum cofactor guanylyltransferase has product MTNDKLTTIILAGGKSSRMGRDKALIPIQGVPLLQRVCSIAEAVTDKVYVVTPWPERYQHLILPRCQFIQEIPFSPSSPPSQGPLVGFAQGLAKVQTEWVLLLACDLPKLRVEVLREWIAGLDSVEEEAIPSLLLSETLRVACFPVGVREAPPTARKDAIAALAHNTKGWEPLCGFYRQRCLPQLLEFINQGGRSFQQWLKQHPVQVLPLLEPEMLFNCNTPEDLAMN; this is encoded by the coding sequence ATGACCAATGACAAATTAACAACCATTATCTTAGCTGGTGGTAAAAGTTCTCGCATGGGAAGGGATAAAGCGCTGATTCCCATTCAAGGAGTGCCATTATTACAGCGGGTTTGTAGCATTGCTGAAGCTGTCACCGATAAAGTTTATGTAGTCACTCCCTGGCCAGAACGCTATCAACACCTAATTTTACCTCGTTGCCAATTTATCCAAGAAATACCTTTTTCTCCCTCATCTCCCCCTTCTCAAGGGCCACTGGTAGGGTTTGCTCAAGGACTAGCGAAAGTACAAACAGAATGGGTGCTGCTGCTAGCTTGTGATTTACCAAAGTTGCGGGTGGAAGTTCTGCGAGAATGGATAGCTGGACTAGATAGCGTGGAAGAAGAAGCGATACCTTCTCTTCTCCTGTCGGAGACGCTACGCGTAGCTTGCTTCCCCGTAGGGGTACGAGAGGCTCCGCCAACGGCACGCAAGGACGCGATCGCTGCTTTGGCTCATAATACTAAAGGATGGGAACCCCTGTGTGGTTTCTATCGCCAGCGCTGCTTACCCCAACTTTTAGAGTTTATCAATCAAGGGGGGCGATCGTTTCAGCAGTGGTTAAAGCAACATCCTGTACAAGTTTTGCCGTTGCTAGAACCAGAAATGCTGTTTAACTGCAACACACCAGAAGATTTAGCAATGAACTAA
- a CDS encoding ABC transporter substrate-binding protein: MYRRWILSAFTLLLSIFLVACTTATTQQPQSKIANSNESSKINSQQTPKESAKRVVALSSLSADIISQLDQTKLVGISGSRLFKDDPKFKDIPRVSEGQSPPNLEKIVALKPDLVIGAEGFSNQPIQKLQQLGISTFLTQVKKWESLEELTKKLAKLIDADPQALLNRYQTFLPDKPTQSPSTLVLVSRQPILAPNKNSWAGDLLTKFQAKNLVAELQGNNPIGGYVTLSAEKVLEANPEVIIVVQPPQGGSETELLESFKKEAFWQQLQATKNNRVYAFDYYGLVNAGSIDAIEKACQNLKQALSK; encoded by the coding sequence ATGTATCGTCGTTGGATATTATCTGCTTTCACACTTTTATTGAGTATTTTTTTAGTTGCTTGTACTACTGCAACTACTCAACAGCCACAGTCAAAAATAGCAAATAGTAATGAGTCGTCTAAGATAAACTCTCAGCAGACACCAAAAGAATCGGCTAAAAGAGTTGTCGCGCTTTCTTCACTTTCTGCTGATATTATCTCTCAACTTGATCAAACTAAACTCGTGGGTATTAGTGGTAGTCGATTATTTAAGGATGATCCAAAATTTAAAGATATTCCTCGTGTTAGTGAAGGTCAAAGTCCACCTAACTTAGAAAAAATTGTCGCGCTAAAACCAGATTTAGTCATCGGTGCAGAAGGTTTTTCTAACCAACCAATTCAAAAACTCCAGCAGCTAGGAATCTCTACTTTTCTTACCCAAGTGAAAAAATGGGAATCGCTAGAAGAACTAACCAAAAAACTCGCAAAGTTAATTGATGCTGATCCTCAAGCTTTATTAAATCGCTATCAAACTTTCTTACCAGATAAGCCAACTCAAAGTCCTTCGACTCTGGTATTGGTCAGTCGTCAACCAATTTTAGCACCTAATAAAAACAGTTGGGCTGGGGATTTACTGACAAAATTTCAGGCAAAAAATCTAGTTGCAGAATTACAAGGGAATAACCCCATCGGTGGGTACGTGACGCTTTCAGCCGAGAAAGTTTTAGAAGCCAATCCAGAGGTGATAATTGTAGTTCAGCCTCCACAAGGTGGTTCAGAAACAGAGCTTTTAGAGTCTTTTAAAAAAGAAGCTTTTTGGCAGCAACTACAAGCGACTAAAAATAATCGCGTTTATGCTTTTGACTATTATGGTCTTGTGAATGCAGGCAGTATAGATGCTATTGAAAAAGCTTGCCAAAATTTAAAGCAGGCTTTGTCTAAATGA
- a CDS encoding tetratricopeptide repeat protein — protein MEFKPDKDEVWFFWGIALWNLGRNEEASAAYDKALEFQPDDDSAIHNKACCYSLQGNIEQAIENLQIAINLNPEKAK, from the coding sequence TTGGAATTTAAACCTGATAAAGACGAAGTTTGGTTCTTTTGGGGGATTGCACTATGGAATTTAGGACGCAATGAAGAAGCGAGCGCCGCCTATGACAAAGCTTTGGAATTTCAACCTGATGATGACAGTGCTATCCATAACAAAGCTTGTTGTTACTCCCTTCAAGGTAATATTGAACAAGCAATTGAAAATCTGCAAATTGCAATTAACTTGAATCCTGAAAAAGCGAAGTAA
- a CDS encoding FTR1 family protein — protein MNFSTALPTFVITLREGVEAALVVGIVLALLKKAKQSRLNSWVYAGVVVGIVVSALIGMLFSVIIKALGAVNPQYTSVVEPGLEGIFGVLAIAMLSWMLIWMTKQARFMKATVEGSITEALTQNSHAGWGVFTLILVAVLREGFETVLFVAANFQQGFMPAFGAITGLAAAAGIGILLFKWGVKINLRQFFQVMGALLVLIVAGLVVSALQNFDEGLANLALSSRATESLCFYYERFTRVHSCILGPMVWNTSSILPDEQFPGIILKSLFGYRQHLYLVQAVGYVVFLLTIGFTYFRSISGGSPATGNNIRSARKPISPIKD, from the coding sequence ATGAATTTTAGTACTGCCTTACCTACTTTTGTGATTACACTCCGAGAAGGAGTAGAAGCAGCCCTTGTTGTTGGTATTGTCCTAGCGTTGTTAAAAAAAGCCAAACAATCCCGACTGAATTCTTGGGTATATGCTGGTGTCGTTGTGGGGATTGTTGTCAGTGCGTTGATAGGTATGCTATTCAGCGTCATTATTAAAGCATTAGGGGCAGTGAATCCTCAATATACCTCCGTGGTTGAGCCAGGGTTAGAAGGTATATTTGGCGTGTTAGCCATTGCCATGCTCAGTTGGATGCTAATCTGGATGACTAAACAAGCCAGATTCATGAAAGCTACAGTTGAGGGATCTATTACAGAAGCACTAACACAAAACTCTCATGCTGGCTGGGGCGTTTTTACTTTAATTTTAGTTGCCGTCCTCCGTGAAGGTTTTGAAACTGTTTTATTCGTTGCTGCTAATTTTCAACAAGGGTTTATGCCTGCGTTTGGTGCTATTACTGGGTTAGCAGCAGCAGCAGGTATTGGCATATTGCTATTTAAATGGGGTGTGAAGATTAATCTCCGCCAGTTTTTTCAAGTGATGGGCGCTTTATTAGTATTAATTGTTGCTGGATTGGTAGTTTCAGCATTACAAAATTTTGACGAAGGTTTAGCTAACCTTGCTCTCAGCAGTCGTGCTACAGAAAGTCTTTGTTTCTATTACGAACGCTTTACTAGAGTTCACTCTTGCATTTTGGGGCCAATGGTTTGGAATACTTCCTCAATCTTGCCAGATGAACAGTTCCCCGGCATTATTCTCAAATCTTTGTTTGGCTATAGACAGCACCTCTATCTTGTGCAAGCCGTAGGATACGTTGTATTTTTGCTAACTATTGGATTTACTTATTTCCGCAGTATTAGCGGTGGTTCTCCTGCAACTGGAAATAATATCCGCTCGGCTCGAAAACCAATTAGCCCTATAAAAGATTAA
- a CDS encoding bacterioferritin, with the protein MQDLDHKKTIDLLNAIMEFELAGVVRYTHYSLMVTGPNRIPIVAFFKAQASESLLHAQQVGEILTGLEGHPSLRIAPMEETFQHSVKDILAESLSHEKKALDLYKNLLDTVTNASIYLEEFARGMIGQEEMHNLELKKMLRDFS; encoded by the coding sequence ATGCAAGACCTTGACCACAAAAAGACCATCGATTTATTGAACGCCATCATGGAATTTGAACTAGCAGGAGTAGTGCGTTATACGCATTATTCCCTGATGGTGACAGGACCAAACCGTATTCCCATTGTGGCTTTCTTCAAAGCGCAAGCCAGCGAGTCTCTACTCCACGCCCAACAAGTAGGAGAAATTCTCACAGGTTTAGAAGGGCATCCCTCCCTCAGAATTGCCCCAATGGAAGAGACTTTCCAGCATTCAGTCAAGGATATATTGGCAGAAAGCTTATCTCATGAAAAGAAAGCACTCGATTTGTATAAAAATCTGCTAGATACGGTCACTAATGCCAGTATTTATCTTGAAGAATTTGCCCGTGGCATGATTGGTCAAGAAGAAATGCATAATCTCGAACTGAAAAAAATGTTACGCGATTTCAGTTAA
- a CDS encoding helix-hairpin-helix domain-containing protein, translating into MKSIGYICLTIATAAIVTLTSCSSTPTAENPSAPGASSKPQGTEAVSQQSHSGHGGKPKININTAILSELDKFEAKLGVPALSNKIQANRPYGSPEDLVTKKVITQEQFDQIKDQVSIQEVKLQGEAKDVDYATKLGLMKGHLLVAKELLDQNQPKQAEPHIGHPVEEIYVDVEEQLNERKVKEFKTTLVGLQDLVKSNPKNAKVKTDFVASVQAVDGAIAALPTSQRSKPGFVLQVINGLLDAANSEYGAAIANGKIAAAIEYQDSRGFVTYVNELYQGISSQVSQADPEAHKAIETSLADLTKVWPAAVPPAKPVKTPEDVTKLVKTIEQNSQKVIDESSTKAQK; encoded by the coding sequence ATGAAATCAATTGGTTATATTTGTTTAACTATTGCTACCGCTGCAATAGTTACTCTCACTAGCTGTAGTAGTACGCCAACCGCCGAGAATCCATCCGCACCAGGAGCGAGTTCTAAACCCCAGGGTACAGAAGCAGTCAGTCAGCAAAGTCACAGTGGTCACGGTGGCAAACCAAAAATTAACATTAACACTGCTATTTTGTCAGAGTTAGATAAGTTTGAAGCCAAGTTAGGAGTCCCAGCATTATCAAACAAAATTCAGGCTAATCGTCCTTATGGTAGTCCAGAGGATTTGGTAACAAAAAAAGTAATTACACAAGAACAGTTTGACCAAATTAAAGACCAAGTATCTATCCAAGAAGTAAAACTTCAAGGTGAAGCCAAAGATGTTGACTATGCAACCAAATTAGGCTTAATGAAAGGGCATCTTTTGGTAGCAAAAGAACTACTGGATCAAAATCAGCCAAAACAAGCAGAACCTCATATAGGACACCCTGTTGAGGAGATTTATGTTGATGTTGAAGAGCAGTTAAATGAGCGCAAAGTTAAAGAATTCAAAACAACTTTAGTGGGTTTACAAGATTTAGTAAAATCTAATCCCAAGAATGCTAAAGTCAAAACTGACTTTGTGGCTTCAGTGCAAGCAGTTGATGGAGCGATCGCCGCTTTACCTACATCTCAACGCTCGAAACCAGGATTTGTGCTGCAGGTGATTAACGGGTTACTAGATGCAGCAAACTCTGAATATGGCGCAGCGATCGCCAATGGCAAAATTGCCGCCGCCATTGAATATCAAGACTCTCGCGGCTTCGTCACCTACGTCAATGAATTATATCAAGGGATTTCTAGCCAAGTATCCCAAGCAGATCCCGAAGCACATAAAGCGATCGAGACTAGTCTAGCTGACTTGACAAAAGTTTGGCCTGCTGCTGTACCACCAGCCAAACCAGTCAAGACACCTGAGGATGTTACCAAGCTGGTGAAAACCATTGAGCAAAACTCTCAAAAAGTAATTGATGAATCCAGCACTAAAGCACAGAAATAG
- a CDS encoding multicopper oxidase domain-containing protein, giving the protein MPNNFALGKEELWSRRQLLQLGLCGAGVTGAGALWYTLNTKKPVVKVPPMEMEAPDNKTNPMKILRDFDYGTIKQENGRTIREFQLIAGTSTIQLNSAVSYNIWDLNGRIPGPTLRAKQGDRIRVLFLNQAGHSHSLHFHGVHPAEMDGVRPISNGKATIYEFDAEPYGVHLYHCHIEPVTRHIAKGLYGMFIIDPPTPRPPADEIVLVMGGYDVNDDSHNEYYAFNGLPHHYMHHPIPIYQNQLIRLYVLNIIEYDPAVTFHLHANFFDVYRYGMTMTPSEKTDVITMGIAERHILEFAFRYPGKYMFHPHQDAMAENGCMGQFDVIKV; this is encoded by the coding sequence ATGCCCAATAACTTCGCTCTGGGTAAAGAAGAACTTTGGAGCCGCCGTCAACTACTGCAACTGGGATTATGTGGAGCCGGAGTTACGGGTGCAGGGGCACTTTGGTACACCCTAAATACCAAAAAGCCAGTTGTCAAAGTGCCACCAATGGAGATGGAAGCACCAGACAACAAGACTAATCCCATGAAGATACTTAGGGATTTTGATTATGGGACAATCAAGCAAGAAAATGGGCGGACAATTCGAGAATTTCAGTTAATCGCGGGCACTTCCACGATTCAACTCAACAGTGCTGTATCTTACAATATTTGGGATTTAAATGGTCGCATACCCGGGCCAACACTACGAGCAAAACAAGGCGATCGCATCCGAGTACTGTTTCTCAACCAAGCGGGACACTCCCACTCTCTACATTTTCATGGTGTCCATCCCGCAGAAATGGATGGCGTTCGCCCAATCAGTAATGGCAAAGCCACAATTTATGAATTTGATGCTGAACCCTATGGCGTTCATTTATACCACTGCCACATAGAACCAGTCACCCGTCACATTGCAAAAGGATTATACGGGATGTTCATCATCGATCCCCCCACTCCCCGTCCCCCCGCCGATGAAATAGTCCTGGTAATGGGTGGATATGACGTAAACGATGATAGCCACAATGAATATTACGCTTTTAATGGTTTGCCGCACCACTACATGCATCATCCCATCCCGATTTACCAAAATCAGTTGATTCGCTTATATGTCCTCAACATCATCGAATACGATCCAGCAGTCACCTTTCACCTCCACGCCAACTTCTTTGATGTCTATCGCTATGGCATGACTATGACTCCTAGCGAGAAAACTGATGTCATCACAATGGGTATAGCAGAAAGGCATATCTTAGAATTTGCTTTTCGCTATCCAGGTAAATATATGTTCCACCCCCATCAGGACGCAATGGCAGAAAACGGCTGCATGGGTCAATTTGACGTAATTAAGGTATGA
- a CDS encoding CbtB domain-containing protein codes for MTAFSSNSILQKTAGVTLSKPVQVTLYMMLSSLVIWTVLFSTYPAAHNTTHSTRHHTLGVACH; via the coding sequence ATGACTGCTTTTTCTTCTAATTCAATTTTGCAAAAGACCGCAGGCGTTACCCTATCCAAGCCTGTACAAGTAACACTTTACATGATGCTATCTTCTTTAGTTATCTGGACTGTCTTGTTCTCCACTTATCCTGCGGCTCATAACACAACACACTCAACACGTCATCATACATTAGGGGTTGCTTGTCACTAA
- a CDS encoding energy-coupling factor ABC transporter permease, with the protein MHIPDGFISVPVAAATGVISVAALGVALGRSQVAFGIRRAPILGLTTAFIFAAQMINFPVAGGTSGHLLGGTLAAIILDSPWAGTLCIATVLIIQAVLFADGGITALGTNILNMGLIGVWVGWVLTQTLQRLFGGSQGRLPLAAGIAAGISVVVAAIACAIELALSGTAPIGIVLPAMTGTHILIGIGEGLITGSVLTYLAKARPDLLPGEQQKFRGWLVPVVSIFLIAGVLSLFASAWPDGLEKVAENTGFIKLAENVRVIVPTPLADYSIQGLGTIGTSIAGLIGSAVCFAVAFGIAKVVKPKNA; encoded by the coding sequence ATGCATATTCCTGATGGATTTATTTCTGTACCAGTGGCAGCAGCTACTGGTGTAATTAGTGTTGCTGCGCTCGGTGTTGCCTTAGGGCGATCGCAAGTAGCCTTTGGTATCCGACGCGCTCCCATACTCGGTTTAACGACCGCTTTTATTTTTGCTGCCCAGATGATCAATTTTCCTGTAGCTGGGGGCACTAGTGGTCACTTGTTAGGGGGAACCTTAGCGGCGATCATCTTAGATAGCCCTTGGGCGGGTACACTGTGCATCGCTACAGTGTTAATTATTCAAGCTGTGCTGTTTGCGGATGGCGGGATCACAGCTTTAGGAACAAATATTTTGAACATGGGACTGATTGGCGTTTGGGTTGGCTGGGTGTTAACTCAAACCTTACAGCGGCTGTTTGGCGGATCGCAGGGGCGCTTACCCCTAGCGGCGGGGATTGCGGCTGGTATTAGTGTAGTGGTAGCTGCGATCGCCTGTGCTATTGAATTAGCCCTTTCTGGAACCGCACCCATTGGGATAGTCTTACCAGCAATGACGGGTACTCATATTTTGATTGGTATTGGTGAGGGATTGATTACGGGGAGTGTATTGACTTATCTTGCCAAGGCTCGACCAGATTTGCTACCAGGAGAACAGCAAAAGTTTCGGGGCTGGTTAGTACCTGTGGTGAGTATTTTCTTGATTGCGGGAGTATTGTCCCTATTTGCCTCAGCCTGGCCTGATGGCTTAGAAAAAGTAGCAGAAAATACAGGCTTTATCAAATTAGCCGAAAATGTGCGGGTAATTGTGCCAACCCCCTTAGCTGACTACAGTATTCAAGGTTTAGGCACAATTGGTACTAGTATCGCCGGGCTGATAGGATCTGCTGTTTGTTTTGCAGTGGCCTTTGGGATTGCCAAGGTGGTGAAACCGAAGAATGCTTGA
- a CDS encoding energy-coupling factor transporter transmembrane protein EcfT has protein sequence MLEISLPLRLQLSLVIVIGAALLKHYAWSCLGAYGAIAILWAWLLRVHIPHLGKLLGTELIFLSLLALPLGWERASFLLVRSLVCLLTMNSFLLTLPPHSFGIALKSLPLPAPLKENLLLAGQYLEILLDEVTRMQRSAQLRGLNGAAGWLRYTSAAMIGALYLRSLDRAERVYAAMISRGYNGQLPLDSSFTAKERGVLLAAWAIALSITISSYI, from the coding sequence ATGCTTGAGATTTCTTTACCCTTACGCTTGCAATTGTCCCTAGTGATTGTGATTGGGGCAGCTTTATTAAAGCATTATGCTTGGTCTTGTTTAGGCGCGTATGGAGCGATCGCTATTTTATGGGCTTGGCTTTTACGTGTACATATTCCCCATCTGGGAAAATTGCTGGGGACAGAATTGATTTTTCTCTCATTACTAGCCTTACCCTTGGGATGGGAACGCGCTAGTTTTCTGTTAGTTCGTTCTCTTGTTTGTCTGCTCACCATGAACAGTTTTTTGTTGACTTTGCCTCCCCACAGTTTCGGCATCGCCCTCAAAAGCTTACCCTTACCAGCACCGTTAAAAGAAAATTTGCTCTTAGCTGGACAGTACCTAGAAATTTTGCTGGATGAAGTGACAAGAATGCAGCGCAGTGCCCAATTACGAGGATTAAATGGCGCTGCAGGTTGGTTGCGGTACACCAGTGCAGCCATGATTGGCGCCTTGTATCTCCGCAGTTTAGACAGAGCAGAGCGAGTCTACGCCGCCATGATATCCCGTGGTTACAACGGACAGTTACCCCTAGATTCGTCATTCACAGCCAAAGAGCGTGGTGTCCTGTTAGCCGCTTGGGCGATCGCTCTTTCTATCACCATCAGCTCATATATTTAG
- a CDS encoding energy-coupling factor ABC transporter ATP-binding protein yields the protein MPISIVEVQNLVYAYANQEPVLQDISFSLNPGDRVALMGATGSGKSTLLENLIGLKQPKTGKISLNGIPVEPKNLPQVRRHIGFGFQDANDQLFMPTILEDITFGPRNYGVAPAVAIDQARQLLADFGLEAYANRSAHELSGGQRRLAALAAILALNPTILILDEPTTGLDPAWRRHLAQVLLKLPVQVMLIASHDLHWLGKVTQRALVLAGGRICIDAAIQPLLEDGETLDKLGLPVDW from the coding sequence ATGCCCATTTCCATCGTCGAGGTGCAAAACTTGGTGTATGCCTATGCTAACCAGGAGCCAGTTTTACAAGATATTTCTTTTAGTTTAAATCCAGGCGATCGCGTGGCGTTGATGGGAGCTACTGGTTCGGGAAAAAGCACCTTACTAGAGAATCTCATCGGTTTAAAACAACCAAAAACCGGGAAAATTTCGCTTAATGGCATCCCCGTAGAACCTAAAAATCTGCCGCAAGTGCGTCGTCACATTGGCTTTGGTTTCCAAGATGCCAACGATCAGTTATTTATGCCAACCATCTTGGAAGATATCACCTTCGGCCCACGTAATTATGGCGTAGCACCAGCGGTAGCAATTGATCAAGCACGGCAGTTGTTAGCTGATTTTGGTCTGGAAGCCTATGCCAACCGTTCCGCCCACGAACTTTCTGGTGGACAAAGACGCCTTGCCGCCCTAGCCGCGATTTTGGCGCTAAATCCCACAATTCTCATTTTGGATGAGCCAACTACTGGTCTTGATCCAGCATGGCGACGTCACTTAGCCCAGGTGTTGCTCAAGTTACCTGTGCAGGTGATGTTAATTGCCTCCCATGACTTGCATTGGTTGGGTAAAGTGACGCAACGTGCTTTGGTGCTGGCTGGTGGTCGCATTTGTATAGACGCAGCTATTCAACCACTTCTAGAAGATGGGGAGACTTTAGACAAGTTGGGTTTGCCCGTTGATTGGTAA